The following proteins are co-located in the Bombus pyrosoma isolate SC7728 linkage group LG12, ASM1482585v1, whole genome shotgun sequence genome:
- the LOC122573776 gene encoding elongation of very long chain fatty acids protein isoform X1, translating to MPVEDPVHLGSRLICPFTGNQQKTMSTIVDWYKDVINNKCHPYTQDWFLVSGPGPLAVILVTYVYFCLSAGPRYMKDKKPYELRKTMIVYNFVQVIFSIYLFYEGLMAGWLHDYNYSCQPVDYSDNPKSIRMAKIVHFYFICKLTELLDTVFFVLRKKSRQISTLHVYHHTLMPVCAWIGVKFLPNGHGTFLGLVNAFIHIIMYMYYMLSSIGSHMNKYLWWKRYITMLQLIQFGMIFIHTIQLFFNGCNYPRPIAFLLLLNATIFIYMFGSFYVENYRKRQRTQIKDGQINMAAKKVE from the exons ATGCCCGTTGAAGATCCCGTTCACCTTGGTTCGCGACTA ATTTGTCCATTTACTGGCAATCAACAAAAAACAATGTCGACTATCGTAGATTGGTACAAAGAcgttataaacaataaatgcc ATCCATACACTCAGGATTGGTTTCTCGTGTCAGGACCAGGTCCTCTGGCGGTAATTCTCGTTACCTATGTGTATTTTTGCCTATCCGCTGGACCAAGGTACATGAAGGACAAGAAGCCGTACGAATTGAGGAAAACCATGATCGTGTACAACTTCGTTCAAGTGATATTTAGTATATATCTCTTTTATGAAGGATTGATGGCTGGATGGCTGCATGACTACAATTACTCTTGTCAGCCTGTTGACTATTCGGACAATCCAAAATCTATCAGG ATGGCTAAGATTGTGCACTTTTACTTCATATGCAAGTTGACAGAGCTTTTGGATACGGTGTTCTTTGTTCTTCGGAAGAAGAGTCGTCAGATCTCAACTCTTCACGTGTATCATCACACTCTAATGCCGGTTTGCGCTTGGATCGGAGTCAAGTTCCTGCCGAATGGCCATGGAACGTTTTTGGGCCTCGTCAATGCTTTCATTCACATAATCATGTACATGTACTACATGCTGTCCTCGATAGGGTCACACATGAACAAATATCTCTGGTGGAAAAGGTATATAACGATGCTCCAGTTGATTCAATTTGGCATGATTTTTATCCACACCATTCAACTATTCTTCAACGGATGCAATTATCCAAGGCCTATTGCGTTCCTGCTCTTGCTGAACGCGACGATCTTCATCTACATGTTCGGGTCGTTCTACGTCGAAAATTACCGTAAGAGACAACGAACACAGATAAAGGATGGGCAAATAAATATGGCAGCGAAGAAAGTGGAGTGA
- the LOC122573776 gene encoding elongation of very long chain fatty acids protein isoform X2 — protein sequence MSTIVDWYKDVINNKCHPYTQDWFLVSGPGPLAVILVTYVYFCLSAGPRYMKDKKPYELRKTMIVYNFVQVIFSIYLFYEGLMAGWLHDYNYSCQPVDYSDNPKSIRMAKIVHFYFICKLTELLDTVFFVLRKKSRQISTLHVYHHTLMPVCAWIGVKFLPNGHGTFLGLVNAFIHIIMYMYYMLSSIGSHMNKYLWWKRYITMLQLIQFGMIFIHTIQLFFNGCNYPRPIAFLLLLNATIFIYMFGSFYVENYRKRQRTQIKDGQINMAAKKVE from the exons ATGTCGACTATCGTAGATTGGTACAAAGAcgttataaacaataaatgcc ATCCATACACTCAGGATTGGTTTCTCGTGTCAGGACCAGGTCCTCTGGCGGTAATTCTCGTTACCTATGTGTATTTTTGCCTATCCGCTGGACCAAGGTACATGAAGGACAAGAAGCCGTACGAATTGAGGAAAACCATGATCGTGTACAACTTCGTTCAAGTGATATTTAGTATATATCTCTTTTATGAAGGATTGATGGCTGGATGGCTGCATGACTACAATTACTCTTGTCAGCCTGTTGACTATTCGGACAATCCAAAATCTATCAGG ATGGCTAAGATTGTGCACTTTTACTTCATATGCAAGTTGACAGAGCTTTTGGATACGGTGTTCTTTGTTCTTCGGAAGAAGAGTCGTCAGATCTCAACTCTTCACGTGTATCATCACACTCTAATGCCGGTTTGCGCTTGGATCGGAGTCAAGTTCCTGCCGAATGGCCATGGAACGTTTTTGGGCCTCGTCAATGCTTTCATTCACATAATCATGTACATGTACTACATGCTGTCCTCGATAGGGTCACACATGAACAAATATCTCTGGTGGAAAAGGTATATAACGATGCTCCAGTTGATTCAATTTGGCATGATTTTTATCCACACCATTCAACTATTCTTCAACGGATGCAATTATCCAAGGCCTATTGCGTTCCTGCTCTTGCTGAACGCGACGATCTTCATCTACATGTTCGGGTCGTTCTACGTCGAAAATTACCGTAAGAGACAACGAACACAGATAAAGGATGGGCAAATAAATATGGCAGCGAAGAAAGTGGAGTGA